A stretch of Helicobacter pylori oki112 DNA encodes these proteins:
- the ruvX gene encoding Holliday junction resolvase RuvX: MILACDVGLKRIGIAALLNGVILPLEAILRHNRNQASRDLSDLLREKNIQVLVVGKPNESYADTNARIEHFIKLLDFKGEIVFINEDRSSIEAYENLGHLGKKNKRLAIKDGRLDSLSACRILERYCQQVLKKH, translated from the coding sequence GTGATTTTGGCATGCGATGTGGGGCTGAAGCGCATTGGGATTGCTGCGCTTTTAAACGGCGTTATCTTGCCTTTAGAAGCGATTTTACGCCACAACAGGAATCAGGCCTCTAGGGATTTGAGCGATTTATTGAGGGAAAAAAACATTCAGGTGCTGGTGGTGGGCAAGCCCAATGAAAGCTATGCGGACACGAACGCGCGCATTGAACATTTCATCAAGCTTTTGGATTTTAAGGGCGAAATCGTTTTTATTAATGAAGACAGATCCAGCATAGAAGCCTATGAAAATTTAGGGCATTTGGGTAAGAAAAACAAGCGGCTCGCTATTAAAGACGGCCGGCTAGACTCTTTGAGCGCTTGTAGGATCTTGGAGCGCTATTGCCAGCAGGTTTTAAAAAAGCACTAG
- a CDS encoding SEL1-like repeat protein, translated as MAEPNPEELVDLGMLSYDKQDFSKARKYFERACGLNNSGGCGALGDLYDDVEKNLIKAAQLYTKACELKEGVGCKRLWSLYYYGRGVEKNLTKATQYFSKACDLKDGGGCGNLGVLYQNGQGVEKDLTKAAQFCSKACNLNNSWGCGYLGFLYEYGQGVGEDLTKAAQFYSKACDLNNGRGCNNLGVLYEYGQGVEKDLIKTAYLYSKACDLNIGDGCKNLGVLYATGLGVEKDSTKAAQFCSKACNLNNSWGCGYLGFLYEYGQGVEKDLIKTAYFYSKACKLGEQLACEALKEK; from the coding sequence ATGGCAGAGCCAAACCCTGAAGAGCTTGTTGATTTGGGTATGCTGAGTTATGACAAGCAAGATTTTTCTAAAGCTAGGAAGTATTTTGAAAGAGCGTGTGGTTTGAATAATAGTGGGGGGTGTGGTGCTTTAGGGGATCTGTATGATGATGTAGAAAAAAACTTAATAAAAGCCGCTCAACTTTACACTAAAGCGTGTGAGTTAAAAGAAGGTGTGGGGTGTAAGAGATTATGGTCATTATATTATTATGGTCGAGGCGTAGAAAAAAACTTAACAAAAGCCACTCAATACTTCTCTAAAGCATGCGATTTGAAAGATGGTGGGGGGTGTGGTAATTTGGGGGTGTTATATCAAAATGGTCAGGGAGTGGAAAAAGACTTAACAAAAGCCGCTCAATTCTGTTCTAAAGCATGCAATTTGAATAATAGTTGGGGGTGTGGTTATTTAGGTTTTCTATATGAATATGGTCAAGGGGTAGGAGAGGACTTAACAAAAGCCGCTCAATTTTATTCTAAAGCTTGCGATTTGAATAATGGTAGGGGGTGTAATAATTTAGGGGTTCTATATGAATATGGTCAAGGGGTGGAAAAAGACTTAATAAAAACCGCTTATCTTTATTCTAAAGCATGCGATTTGAATATTGGTGATGGGTGTAAGAATTTAGGGGTGTTATATGCTACTGGTCTAGGCGTAGAAAAGGACTCAACAAAAGCCGCTCAATTCTGTTCTAAAGCATGCAATTTGAATAATAGTTGGGGGTGTGGTTATTTAGGTTTTCTATATGAATATGGTCAAGGGGTGGAAAAAGACTTAATAAAAACCGCTTACTTTTATTCTAAGGCCTGCAAATTAGGAGAACAGCTGGCATGCGAGGCGCTCAAAGAAAAATAA
- a CDS encoding RluA family pseudouridine synthase has translation MPFVEEEFEILKPTKALFLVRDVLKCSLKEAQRHLDKQRLKQNQQAVRKSQIIQGVVRLIYFKPNEKQEKLVFETKDFGAFDKPAQVYTHPKGYFYHESLLDCIQSHLGKNAHPAHRLDYETSGLVLAGKTLQSAKDLKALFMQKKVKKTYLALVHGLVEKNMKIDKPILTPQNIQEDLRIRSQISPLGKPSITLVEPLSYNPFLDISLLKITPLTGRTHQIRLHLSSINHRIVGEGLYGVADENAREYLQLKRENNAPLLMLHAASLEFEFKGAIYQIASPMPERFMPFLKD, from the coding sequence GTGCCTTTTGTTGAAGAAGAATTTGAAATTTTAAAACCCACCAAAGCCTTGTTTTTGGTACGCGATGTTTTAAAATGCTCTCTAAAAGAAGCCCAACGGCACCTTGACAAGCAACGCTTAAAACAAAACCAACAAGCCGTGCGTAAATCTCAAATCATTCAAGGGGTCGTTCGCTTGATTTATTTCAAGCCTAATGAAAAACAAGAAAAGCTTGTTTTTGAGACTAAGGATTTTGGCGCATTTGACAAACCCGCTCAAGTCTATACCCACCCTAAAGGCTATTTTTACCATGAAAGCTTATTAGATTGCATCCAATCGCATTTGGGTAAAAACGCCCACCCAGCCCACAGACTAGACTATGAAACGAGCGGGTTAGTTTTAGCGGGCAAAACCTTACAGAGCGCTAAGGATTTAAAAGCGCTTTTCATGCAAAAAAAAGTAAAAAAAACTTATTTAGCGCTAGTGCATGGGTTGGTTGAAAAAAATATGAAAATAGACAAACCCATTCTAACGCCACAAAACATTCAAGAAGACTTGCGCATTCGATCTCAAATTTCTCCTTTAGGCAAGCCTTCAATCACCCTTGTTGAGCCTTTAAGCTATAACCCTTTTTTGGATATAAGCTTGCTTAAAATAACCCCACTCACTGGGCGCACGCACCAGATCCGCTTGCATTTAAGCAGTATAAATCACAGGATCGTGGGCGAGGGACTTTATGGGGTGGCAGATGAAAACGCTAGAGAATACCTTCAATTAAAGCGCGAAAATAACGCCCCTTTACTCATGCTCCATGCCGCTAGTTTAGAGTTTGAATTTAAAGGGGCGATCTATCAAATCGCTTCCCCAATGCCCGAACGCTTCATGCCTTTTTTAAAAGATTGA